The nucleotide sequence GGCTACCGGCCGATTCTCGAAGCCGCCGAACAGGCCTGTGGCGACAAGCAGCCGGATCAGTTCGACGCCCGCGAAGCGGAAACCATCGCCCAGTTGAAAGCCATCACGCCGCGTGAAACCGCCGAGCTGAACGACGGCATCAAACGCTGCCTGTCGCCGCTGACAGTGGCCGATCTTGCCGATATCTACATTGCCAACCCAGACGCCCGCCTGCTGGCCGGTGGCACCGACCTGGCCTTGGAAGTCACCCAGTTCCACCGCGAATTGCCGATGATGATTTACGTCGGCCAGATCGCCGAGATGAAGAAAGTAGAAGTCAGCGACAGCCACATCGAGCTCGGTGCCGCCGCCGCGCTGACCGACTGCTACGAAGCACTGGCCGCCGAATACCCCGACTTCGGCGAGCTGCTGCACCGCTTCGCCTCCCTGCAGATCCGCAACCAGGGCACCCTGGGCGGCAACATCGGCAACGCCTCGCCCATCGGCGACTCGCCGCCGCTGCTGATCGCACTTGGTGCCGAGCTGGTGCTGCGCAAGGGCGAACGCAGCCGCACCCTGCCCCTGCAGGATTACTTCATCGATTACAAGGTCACCGCCCGCGAGCCCGGCGAGTTCATCGAGAAAGTCCTGGTCCCACGCGCGCAACCGGATCAGGTGTTCCGCGCCTACAAGGTGTCCAAGCGACTGGACGACGATATCTCCGCGGTGTGTGCAGCCTTCGACCTGCGTGTTGCCAACGGCACCATCCAGCAGGCGCGCGTCGCCTTTGGCGGCATGGCCGCCATCCCCAAGCGGGCGGCCGCCTGCGAGGCCGCCCTGGTGGGCAAGGCCTTCACGCTGGAAACGGCCGAACGCGCCTGCGAGGCCCTGGCCGATGACTTCACGCCATTGACCGACTTCCGCGCCAGCCGCGAATACCGCCTGCTGGTTGCACAGAACCTGCTGCGCAAGTGCTTCCTGGAGCAGCACGCGCCGAAAACCGAAACGAGGGTGACCGCTTATGTCTAACCACAGCCTTGCCAAGACCCAGGACGAAATCGCCGCCCTGTTCACGCAGGACCTGGTCACCGGCGTCGGTCGCAGCGTCAAGCACGACAGCGCGGACAAGCATGTGTCCGGCGAAGCGGTCTACGTCGACGACCGTCTGGAATTTCCCAACCAACTGCACGTTTACGCCCGTATGAGCGACCGCGCCCATGCCCGTATTGTCAGCATCGATACCTCGCCGTGCTACCAAATTCCCGGCGTGGCCATCGCCATCACGGCCAAGGACGTACCCGGCCAGCTGGACATCGGTGCCGTCATGCCCGGCGACCCGCTGCTGGCAGACGGCAAGGTGGAGTTCGTTGGCCAGCCGGTGATCGCCGTCGCCGCCGACAGCCTGGAAACCGCCCGCAAGGCGGCGATGGCCGCGATCATCGAATACGAGGATCTGGAGCCGGTACTCGACGTGGTCGAGGCGCTGCGCAAGCAGCATTTCGTGCTCGACAGCCACACCCACAAGCGCGGCGACTCCGCCGGCGCGCTGGCGACGGCACCGCGCCGCCTGCAGGGCACGCTGCATATCGGTGGCCAGGAACACTTCTACCTGGAAACCCAGATCAGCTCGGTAATGCCCACCGAAGACGGCGGCATGATCGTTTACACCTCCACGCAGAACCCCACCGAGGTGCAGAAGCTGGTGGCCGAGGTGCTGGGCGTTTCGATGAACAAGATCGTCATCGACATGCGCCGCATGGGCGGTGGTTTCGGCGGCAAGGAAACCCAGGCCGCGGGCCCGGCCTGCATGTGCGCGGTGATCGCGCATCTGACCGGCCGGCCGACCAAGATGCGCCTGCCGCGCATGGAAGACATGACCATGACCGGCAAGCGCCACCCCTTTTACGTCGAATACGACGTGGGCTTCGATGACGACGGCATGCTCCATGGCATTCAGATCGACCTGGCCGGCAACTGCGGCTATTCGCCGGACCTGTCAGGCTCCATCGTCGACCGCGCCATGTTCCACTCCGACAATGCCTATTACCTGGGCGACGTCACCATCAACGGCCATCGCTGCAAGACCAACACCGCTTCCAACACCGCCTACCGCGGTTTCGGCGGCCCACAGGGCATGGTTGCCATCGAAGAGATCATGGACGCCATCGCCCGCGAGCTGGGCAAGGACCCGCTG is from Pseudomonas saudiphocaensis and encodes:
- the xdhA gene encoding xanthine dehydrogenase small subunit, translated to MIQFLLNRELRSEQNLDPNTTVLQYLREHRGKTGTKEGCASGDCGACTVVVGELVGDRLRYRTLNSCLTFVSALHGKQLIAVEDLKDRGQLHSVQQAMVDCHGSQCGFCTPGFVMSLFALQKNRAASAVQEYDPAQTHEALAGNLCRCTGYRPILEAAEQACGDKQPDQFDAREAETIAQLKAITPRETAELNDGIKRCLSPLTVADLADIYIANPDARLLAGGTDLALEVTQFHRELPMMIYVGQIAEMKKVEVSDSHIELGAAAALTDCYEALAAEYPDFGELLHRFASLQIRNQGTLGGNIGNASPIGDSPPLLIALGAELVLRKGERSRTLPLQDYFIDYKVTAREPGEFIEKVLVPRAQPDQVFRAYKVSKRLDDDISAVCAAFDLRVANGTIQQARVAFGGMAAIPKRAAACEAALVGKAFTLETAERACEALADDFTPLTDFRASREYRLLVAQNLLRKCFLEQHAPKTETRVTAYV